In the Malassezia vespertilionis chromosome 3, complete sequence genome, one interval contains:
- a CDS encoding uncharacterized protein (COG:P; TransMembrane:13 (i253-277o407-433i526-551o574-595i607-626o638-659i671-691o741-761i895-912o932-955i967-988o1008-1028i1037-1054o); EggNog:ENOG503NV4R; BUSCO:EOG09260KWP) produces MSKPSSSSKRGVAQDVGDSSRTSRQHFSSPTSSRDADRRFSASYNRQPTSFEDYSIPPRRGSVAPSSLGSSVHVEDERDVQDFEKKDDEYKARDRGEALIRHRMRERKREKLMKHSDARIVSLPGTPGSSNSQSTLSAFDEETVSAKDKSALRTSISTVREGKEPAQDNEGSDQTAMRDDDPEFEPAARSDCDDLEYTLKDRQDALNFEHPFGLPIWKPALYKKSRSITRNAETALKSAPGQQLGYRAVPGNILWLLFFGIWLAALCFVLSTILYLVPTGGRLYSRVLFGLGSYILWPFGNYVEVECSHVCGHRHGPLHMLHVHEHNLNDNDQDTTHADGENESTLLLSVNGADSASDYNSIHPHDMVPDDNITSEEERIAAERGVYHYVYDEQGRDIGVSKRWAGIIVYAFFYVFVIFPTLGLVCLLCWALVITVPMGKTLWVLLKNLAIQPLALHFRSPLQIDTRVMRVAEEDSGEDSQRVPMLRVGQVAPQLKAKHRKKGTSKRRSVILLCNYSAMGFKYFKYTIGGVNILFINTLPIVFLVILNFFVMRPILKQHGVTTGLLAFLASDEFIFLMSLASVMPLSYFIGMAVASISAQSSIGMGAVINATFGSIIELLLYSIALVQGRSNLVEGSLIGSILAGVLLLPGISMCSGATRRKEQKFNSQSAGVTSTMLIMAIIGILTPTIFYQIYGTFELTCSGCPDQVQASEDSWKCTRCSYEHIPTVLDSFFQTSVKNLTYTCAVILMLSYGIGIWFSLRTHASQIWNNAPPAPISTQANMSDIQASLPPGLHRASVYKRLLPPNYLQQMLPSYNEQQTAELTRAAESLHDAPAGDQDTSKKASADDLFLDGVARVYQYIFNKQKATQQSAAHGTEEVQEEHGGHDAPSWSRMLSLSVLLGCTVLYAIIAEILVDVVDVVVQGFGLSEKFIGVTIFALVPNTTEFMNAISFALHGNIALSLEIGSAYALQVSLIQIPVLVGFSAWYNSSYKYPTPDLQDHSFTLVFPRWDIIAIIFAIFLLTYTYIEARSNYHRGSILILAYTVFVAGFYFAPNHDPDQATDPTLNFGRSWRLQNNLS; encoded by the coding sequence ATGAGCAAGCCTTCGTCTTCATCGAAGCGGGGTGTTGCGCAAGATGTCGGCGACTCGTCCCGCACATCGCGACAGCATTTCAGCTCGCCAACCAGTAGCCGAGACGCTGATCGTCGTTTTAGTGCATCCTACAATCGCCAGCCCACGTCATTTGAAGACTACAGCATTCCGCCACGGCGCGGGAGTGTCGCGCCATCCTCTCTTGGGTCCTCTGTACACGTTGAAGATGAAAGAGATGTTCAGGACTTTGAGAAGAAGGATGATGAATACAAGGCGCGTGACCGCGGCGAGGCTCTGATTCGACATCGTATGCGCGAGCGGAAGCGAGAAAAGCTGATGAAGCACAGCGACGCCAGAATTGTATCACTTCCCGGAACACCGGGGAGCAGTAATAGTCAGTCGACTCTGTCGGCTTTTGACGAAGAAACGGTCTCTGCGAAGGACAAGAGCGCGCTTCGTACAAGTATCAGCACTGTGCGCGAAGGCAAAGAGCCTGCGCAGGACAATGAAGGCAGCGATCAGACCGCTATGCGTGACGATGACCCAGAGTTTGAgcccgctgcgcgctcTGACTGCGACGATTTGGAGTATACACTCAAAGACCGTCAAGACGCGCTCAACTTTGAGCATCCTTTCGGCCTGCCCATCTGGAAACCCGCGCTGTACAAAAAGTCTCGCTCCATCACCAGGAATGCAGAAACTGCATTGAAAAGTGCGCCGGGGCAACAGCTTGGGTACCGCGCTGTTCCTGGAAATATCCTATGGCTCCTCTTCTTTGGCATTTGGCTTGCTGCGCTATGTTTCGTTCTCTCCACTATCTTATATCTGGTACCGACCGGTGGCCGCTTATACTCACGCGTGCTGTTTGGCCTTGGCTCGTACATTCTGTGGCCGTTTGGCAACTACGTGGAAGTGGAATGCTCGCACGTGTGCGGGCATCGCCATGGCCCATTGCACATGCTTCACGTTCACGAGCACAATCTGAATGACAATGACCAAGATACGACACATGCCGACGGAGAGAATGAATCCACTTTGCTACTTTCTGTTAATGGGGCTGATTCAGCATCTGACTACAACTCCATTCATCCTCATGACATGGTGCCCGACGACAATATAACATCAGAAGAGGAACGCATtgctgccgagcgcggtgtATATCACTACGTGTATGACGAACAGGGTCGTGATATTGGCGTGTCGAAGCGCTGGGCGGGGATTATCGTCTATGCTTTCTTCTACGTGTTTGTCATATTTCCCacgctcggcctcgtctGCCTGCTTTGCTGGGCTCTGGTCATTACCGTACCTATGGGAAAAACATTGTGGGTGCTGCTCAAAAACTTGGCCATCCAACCGCTTGCTTTGCACTTCCGTTCCCCACTCCAAATTGATACACGGGTCATGCGTGTCGCAGAAGAAGACAGCGGAGAGGATTCTCAGCGCGTTCCCATGCTACGAGTCGGTCAAGTGGCACCTCAACTCAAAGCCAAGCACCGAAAGAAGGGTACAAGCAAACGTCGCAGTGTAATTTTGTTGTGCAATTACAGTGCCATGGGCTTCAAGTACTTTAAATATACAATTGGTGGCGTGAATATCTTGTTTATCAACACACTTCCAATTGTGTTTCTCGTGATTCTAAACTTTTTCGTGATGCGTCCCATTCTCAAACAGCATGGCGTGACCACCGGCTTGCTTGCTTTCCTTGCGAGCGATGAATTCATCTTTCTTATGTCGCTAGCGAGCGTCATGCCGCTTTCTTACTTTATCGGTATGGCCGTCGCCAGCATCAGTGCGCAGAGCAGCATCGGTATGGGCGCTGTGATTAATGCGACGTTTGGCTCCATCATCGAGCTCTTGCTCTATTCGATTGCATTGGTTCAAGGGCGCTCCAACTTGGTGGAGGGGTCGCTCATCGGCTCGATCCTCGCTGGTGTATTGCTCTTACCTGGCATTAGCATGTGCTCTGGCGCAACACGTCGCAAAGAGCAAAAGTTTAACTCACAATCTGCGGGCGTGACGAGTACGATGCTCATTATGGCGATCATCGGAATACTTACACCCACCATATTCTATCAAATTTATGGCACGTTTGAGCTAACGTGCAGCGGGTGTCCCGACCAAGTACAAGCATCCGAAGACAGCTGGAAGTGCACACGCTGCTCGTACGAGCACATTCCCACAGTATTGGACTCGTTTTTTCAGACGAGCGTCAAGAATCTCACGTACACCTGCGCTGTCATTCTAATGCTATCGTATGGCATTGGCATTTGGttctcgctgcgcacccACGCTTCCCAAATTTGGAACAATGCACCACCGGCGCCGATCAGCACGCAGGCGAATATGAGTGATATTCAGGCCAGCTTGCCGCCTGGGCTCCATCGCGCTTCTGTGTACAAGCGACTTCTTCCTCCCAATTACTTACAACAAATGCTTCCTTCGTATAATGAGCAACAAACGGCGGAACTTACACGTGCTGCAGAGTCTTTGCACGATGCACCCGCCGGCGACCAAGATACAAGCAAGAAAGCGAGTGCGGATGACTTGTTTTTGGacggcgttgcgcgcgtATATCAGTACATCTTTAACAAGCAAAAAGCGACTCAACAaagcgcggcacatggTACAGAGGAAGTCCAGGAGGAGCATGGTGGACACGATGCACCGTCGTGGAGTCGCATGCTGTCTCTTAGCGTGTTGCTTGGCTGTACTGTCCTGTACGCGATCATCGCAGAGATCCTTGTGGATGTGGTCGATGTCGTGGTACAAGGATTTGGCTTGTCGGAGAAGTTTATTGGAGTTACCATATTTGCATTGGTTCCCAATACTACCGAATTTATGAACGCCATCAGCTTTGCTCTCCACGGGAATATTGCCTTGTCTTTAGAAATTGGGTCTGCATACGCACTGCAAGTGAGTCTGATTCAAATACCCGTGCTGGTTGGCTTTAGTGCATGGTACAATTCCTCTTACAAGTATCCTACTCCGGATCTTCAAGATCACTCTTTTACACTCGTCTTTCCTCGGTGGGACATTATTGCCATCATCTTTGCGATATTCCTCCTCACCTATACTTATATTGAGGCACGGAGCAACTATCACCGCGGCAGTATACTTATTCTGGCGTACACGGTATTCGTTGCTGGATTCTACTTTGCGCCTAACCACGATCCAGACCAAGCTACAGACCCTACGCTAAACTTTGGACGTAGCTGGCGTTTGCAAAATAATTTGTCTTAG
- a CDS encoding RING-type E3 ubiquitin transferase (COG:O; EggNog:ENOG503P9FF) gives MESSLHDLYASESLAASSTGGVIPTLSDIAADQATPTPTARDGRDSAHYNTDEQTYRGSLAALFDAFVERLQGTFSLSSQARTSSSTVSMPLTTNTPVISRESEEENEAQAMDSSSSTDPADSPNGSQPFATTEFTTPPTTFTSPQPEPEVPNLEGDDTLQESGESASPNSHFFLYIPQSVSPFQFGFFYDAATSLAWPILERRATTDNANEEHDAPHVLGHPFRLSFSLHTEPPEKPDPQKAAAFVHALEHVDEELRSRMGRLGLSDIGLYGAVDEDNVDGPAVGCGICLEVYPKEDTPAWFAGHQNAEDQAVVVIPCAGCHTAHASCLRSWLANKVPSQWTCPFCRAPLTSGTQDDDSMKPALREVSSLLLRIKTQ, from the exons ATGGAGAGTTCACTACATGATCTGTACGCGAGCGAGTCTCTTGCTGCAAGCAGCACGGGTGGCGTAATTCCCACCCTATCTGATATCGCCGCAGACCAAGCCACCCCCACTCCTACCGCAAGAGACGGCAGGGATAGTGCACACTACAACACTGACGAACAAACGTACAGAGGGAGTTTGGCGGCATTATTTGATGCTTTTGTGGAACGCTTGCAGGGGACATTTTCTCTCTCAAGCCAAGCGCGGACATCTTCGTCCACTGTTTCGATGCCACTGACCACCAACACCCCTGTCATTTCCCGAGAGAGCGAGGAGGAGAatgaagcgcaagcaatgGATTCTTCGAGTTCTACTGATCCAGCCGATTCCCCGAATGGCTCCCAACCTTTTGCCACTACGGAATTTACCACTCCACCCACCACTTTTACGTCACCACAACCAGAGCCCGAGGTGCCGAACTTGGAAGGAGATGATACGCTCCAGGAGAGTGGCGAAAGCGCTAGCCCCAATTCCCACTTTTTCCTTTACATTCCCCAGTCCGTCTCACCGTTTCAATTTGGGTTTTTTTACGATGCGGCAACAAGCCTAGCGTGGCCCATTTTggagcggcgtgcgacCACGGACAATGCGAACGAAGAGCATGATGCCCCCCATGTACTTGGCCATCCATTCCGGCTGTCATTTAGCTTGCACACGGAACCTCCTGAAAAACCAGATCCCCAAAAAGCAGCCGCTTTTGTGCACGCCCTCGAGCATGTCGATGAAGAGCTTCGTTCGCGCATGGGGCGGCTTGGCCTCAGTGACATTGGCTTATATGGGGCTGTGGATGAGGACAATGTGGATGGCCCCGCTGTTGGCTGTGGAATTTGCCTCGAAGTATATCCGAAAGAGGATACACCCGCATGGTTTGCAGGGCACCAAAACGCTGAAGATCAGGCTGTGGTAGTTATTCCGTGTGCAGGGTGCCACACTGCGCATGCATCGTGTCTGCGCTCCTGGCTAGCGAACAAGGTACCGAGCCAGTGGACCTGTCCTTTTTGTCGTGCGCCACTCACGAGCGGAACACAAGACGACGACTCGATGAAACCGGCGTTGCGCGAAGTT AGCAGCCTCTTACTCCGCATCAAGACACAGTAG
- a CDS encoding uncharacterized protein (COG:K; EggNog:ENOG503P80G): MRAEEARHKETITPIAPVKVQRTKQENQNAPLGVKDDLLNEEHSSVAAGPMVAPPKMGEKDADPMFNKPSTNAQKDRDFFMKSEVNDSRTISLGNSAQASTTPASPVSNTDKPGAVKKRTSQLGAMASQTRKKRKSQLADMSAAVTAEAPKLNTLEKSKFDWEMYKGSALKGAAETQKADTMSASERDELEAQTHGGGSGLGDVKGYLHRKEFLDRVHDRMDQKEYEAHLSR; the protein is encoded by the coding sequence ATGCGTGCAGAAGAGGCAAGGCACAAAGAGACGATTACGCCGATTGCGCCAGTAAAAGTCCAGCGCACGAAGCAAGAAAACCAAAATGCACCTTTGGGTGTGAAAGATGATTTGCTTAACGAGGAGCATTCATCAGTGGCTGCTGGACCGATGGTAGCGCCACCAAAAATGGGCGAGAAGGATGCAGACCCAATGTTCAACAAACCGAGCACAAATGCCCAGAAAGACAGAGATTTTTTTATGAAATCTGAAGTAAATGATAGTCGCACTATATCCTTGGGAAACAGCGCACAAGCGTCGACGACTCCTGCTAGCCCGGTTTCCAATACCGATAAGCCTGGCGCCGTGAAGAAAAGAACGTCACAGTTGGGCGCTATGGCGTCTCAAACGAgaaaaaagcgcaagaGTCAACTGGCGGATATGAGTGCTGCAGTCACCGCGGAAGCTCCGAAACTAAATACATTGGAAAAATCGAAGTTTGATTGGGAGATGTACAAGGGTTCAGCATTAAAAGGCGCAGCTGAAACGCAGAAAGCTGATACCATGTCTGCCTCAGAGCGAGACGAGCTAGAAGCACAAACACATGGCGGCGGTAGTGGCCTGGGCGACGTGAAAGGCTACTTGCACCGCAAGGAATTCCTCGATCGTGTCCACGACCGTATGGACCAAAAGGAGTACGAGGCGCACCTCTCACGATAG
- the PET8 gene encoding S-adenosylmethionine transporter (COG:C; EggNog:ENOG503NUA8), with translation MDIWQINQLGHRSVPSLWTSGKNDGATELSLGDLRQTPTSVQVFNACLFDKLRGRSDDCGLGLTEERPASRSKLVQEDNDKAAAPESRSILARLSARAPQSLTDTRQRPSLRAHAKDRLGQQKIMHEKISASTDTKKLLWEAQMAVAAHQYTLAAALYRRAANLGSGFACAALAKLFGFGVMRPTQKTFLFERDTLRGIAWGLLGVEQLTEQVKAADTQSSEYASLWSLLNQMLVLLCTFVCAPEVFRTLVFTEQHADLSMHLLLLFPRAYELWSPSSDLAEALQMEENSINIWFSMRITMVQVASLVSYSPKTVDASDHASLEPIQALTRLHVKFLESFLAMRTAFATKLPGSTEAAHTSWSTYLAESKLLPQSVHLARFQQVAAEGLAWAAPDTAQNTSEVTSDSEFAALSQRILRIFPFAKEQSISRRTALNAFQDVSNTKDTNQGSFPPKPRLHKSASSASLMLTNGLLQNNGPTLLARPSISLAESSQPLSDHIHATGKQQPLYSGSTSDKLRSMTSVIATRQRATTAPKRGARRLSTASTAEMPSYLTQMNESFTSQTRRRTSSIVSVSPSLLIPSGSGASVQNASDAPTAFVKGEVAHANASPFKLSGVSSMQNLRAQLQRQTSTQNLKGGSTLR, from the coding sequence ATGGATATTTGGCAGATTAACCAGCTGGGGCATCGCTCTGTTCCCTCCTTGTGGACCAGTGGAAAGAACGATGGAGCCACGGAACTGTCCCTCGGTGATCTCCGCCAAACGCCTACGTCTGTGCAAGTGTTCAACGCATGTTTATTTGATAAACTACGGGGCCGCAGCGACGACTGCGGACTCGGGCTGACTGAAGAGAGACCCGCCTCAAGGAGTAAGCTTGTGCAAGAGGACAATGACAAAGCAGCTGCCCCCGAAAGCAGGAGCATTCTTGCCCGCTTGtcagcgcgtgcgccgcaaagtTTGACGGATACGCGACAACGCcccagcttgcgcgcgcacgcaaaggATCGGCTCGGACAGCAAAAGATAATGCACGAGAAGATTTCAGCGTCTACAGATACAAAAAAGCTGCTTTGGGAGGCGCAGATGGCCGTGGCAGCGCACCAATACACATTGGCTGCTGCACTGtatcggcgcgcggcaaaccTGGGCAGTGGTTTTGCATGTGCCGCGTTGGCCAAGCTGTTTGGCTTTGGCGTCATGCGTCCCACGCAAAAGACATTTTTGTTCGAGCGCGACACACTGCGCGGTATTGCATGGGGTTTACTTGGGGTGGAGCAATTGACAGAACAGGTCAAGGCCGCAGATACGCAAAGCAGCGAATATGCATCGCTCTGGTCTCTCTTGAACCAAATGCTGGTGTTGCTGTGTACTTTTGTATGCGCACCAGAAGTGTTCCGCACGCTTGTTTTTACTGAACAACATGCAGACCTTTCCATGCACCTACTCCTCTTGTTCCCACGCGCCTACGAATTGTGGAGTCCCTCGTCCGATCTTGCTGAGGCGCTCCAAATGGAAGAAAACTCGATCAATATTTGGTTTTCCATGCGTATAACAATGGTCCAAGTCGCTTCACTGGTCTCGTACAGCCCCAAGACAGTGGATGCGTCCGATCATGCTTCGTTGGAGCCCATCCAAGCACTGACTCGTCTTCATGTCAAATTTCTCGAGTCGTTCTTGGCGATGCGTACTGCATTTGCGACCAAGCTGCCTGGGTCGACCGAAGCTGCGCATACTTCTTGGTCGACGTACCTGGCTGAGAGCAAGCTGTTGCCACAGTCTGTCCATCTTGCTCGCTTTCAGCAGGTGGCCGCCGAGGGACTTGCTTGGGCTGCGCCTGACACCGCGCAGAATACTAGCGAAGTGACGAGTGATAGCGAATTTGCAGCGCTGTCGCAACGCATCCTGCGTATTTTCCCGTTCGCAAAAGAGCAATCCATATcgcgacgcactgcacTCAATGCGTTCCAGGACGTAAGCAACACAAAGGATACAAATCAAGGTTCTTTTCCGCCCAAGCCACGTTTGCACAAatccgcatcgtcggcgaGTCTCATGTTGACCAACGGTCTATTACAAAACAATGGGCCCACCCTCTTGGCACGCCCATCCATCTCTCTGGCCGAATCTTCGCAGCCGTTGTCGGATCATATTCATGCTACTGGCAAGCAACAACCGTTATACTCCGGGTCAACTTCAGACAAATTGCGCTCGATGACAAGTGTCATCGCAACCCGACAGCGGGCCACTACTgcgccgaagcgcggcgcgcgtcgtctTTCTACTGCATCGACCGCAGAAATGCCTTCTTATCTCACGCAGATGAATGAGTCATTTACTTCGCAAACACGCCGGCGTACATCCAGCATTGTTTCTGTTTCGCCGTCGCTCTTGATCCCGTCTGGGAGCGGTGCTTCTGTGCAGAATGCCTCTGACGCGCCTACGGCTTTCGTCAAAGGAGAGgttgcgcacgcaaatGCAAGCCCCTTTAAGCTATCTGGAGTCTCCTCCATGCAAAATCTGCGTGCACAGCTCCAGCGGCAAACGTCGACACAAAACTTGAAAGGTGGTTCTACGCTCCGTTGA
- the cyp15 gene encoding peptidylprolyl isomerase (EggNog:ENOG503NXBP; COG:O) yields MAEPHPAEQKRGHSPADSEESSDSDVGPMPMPLGQDDAQAERQKRRKVLQYETLYLDQLPSANRYYKSLMHRDVVNFVSVTPHTDFIITTSVDGHVKFWKKQASGIEFVKHYRAHLGMIVGVATSADGAYFATISADRTAKVFDVLNFDLINMMELNYTPRAVCWAHRRGNADLLLAVAEEKSTNIHFYDGRGDETPLFTVHKVHRQPCHILAYNEPSDCIVSVDVGGMVEYWQPTEDYGTPPGVFALKSSTDLFAFKKSKLPPSTLTFSADYSHFVTTSCSDRSVCVFQFAKGKLLRKYDESLAAVEQMQQAGTTCYPLDDMEFGRRLAVERDLDATASDGLENATANASGMALSNAVFDESGNFILYATMLGIKVVNLKSNKVTRLLGKDEAVRFLHLGVYQGVPDKKIATSIALAASNNPLKGKAELDPTLFCSASKRNRFFMFTRNEPENDPSSKLAGSDRDVFNEKPTREEQAIAGSAPAKRKPATTGATIHTTAGDISLRLFPELAPKTVENFVGLAKKRYYDNIIFHRVIKKFMLQTGDPLGNGTGGESLWGKEFEDEFNSQLRHDRPYTLSMANSGPNTNGSQFFITTVPTPWLDDKHTVFGKATSGFDVIHNIENTEVGRRDKPVNDIQILNISLHA; encoded by the exons ATGGCCGAACCGCACCCTGCTGAGCAAAAACGCGGGCATAGTCCTGCAGATTCGGAGGAGAGTTCCGATAGCGATGTGGGGCCAATGCCCATGCCGCTGGGCCAAGATGATGCGCAAGCGGAACGACAAAAACGGCGCAAAGTACTGCAGTATGAAACCCTGTATCTTGACCAACTCCCTTCTGCGAATCGGTACTATAAATCGCTCATGCACCGGGATGTAGTCAACTTTGTGTCTGTGACACCACATACAGACTTTATCATCACGACGTCAGTCGATGGACATGTAAAGTTTTGGAAGAAACAGGCGAGCGGTATCGAATTTGTCAAGCATTACcgcgcgcaccttggcaTGATTGTGGGCGTAGCGACGAGTGCAGATGGTGCGTACTTTGCTACGATCAGTGCAGATCGCACTGCAAAAGTGTTTGATGTGCTCAATTTTGATCTCATCAACATGATGGAGCTCAACTATACCCCTCGTGCCGTTTGCTGGGCACACCGACGAGGCAATGCCGATTTGTTGCTTGCTGTCGCGGAGGAAAAGAGTACAAACATCCATTTCTACGATGGGCGAGGTGATGAAACGCCGCTGTTCACTGTGCACAAAGTCCATCGGCAGCCATGCCATATTTTGGCGTACAATGAGCCCAGCGACTGTATTGTCTCTGTAGACGTCGGCGGCATGGTCGAGTACTGGCAGCCAACAGAGGACTACGGCACTCCACCAGGCGTTTTTGCACTCAAGTCTTCGACGGACCTGTTTGCGTTTAAAAAGAGCAAATTGCCACCGTCCACGCTGACGTTCTCTGCCGACTATTCCCATTTTGTCACGACTTCGTGCAGCGACCGCAGTGTGTGTGTTTTTCAGTTTGCAAAGGGTAAATTGCTAAGGAAATACGACGAGTCGCTCGCAGCTGTCGAGCAGATGCAGCAGGCGGGCACCACTTGCTACCCACTCGACGATATGGAATTTGGGCGCCGTCTCGCGGTGGAACGCGACTTGGACGCTACTGCCTCAGATGGCCTGGAGAACGCTACGGCCAATGCCTCTGGTATGGCACTTTCCAATGCCGTGTTTGACGAATCAGGAAATTTCATCCTGTACGCGACCATGCTAGGGATCAAGGTGGTAAACCTCAAGTCAAACAAGGTCACTCGCCTGCTTGGAAAAGATGAGGCCGTGCGTTTTTTGCACCTCGGTGTGTACCAAGGGGTTCCAGACAAGAAGATTGCCACGAGTATTGCATTGGCGGCCTCGAACAACCCCCTGAAAGGCAAGGCGGAGCTAGATCCCACACTGTTTTGCTCTGCATCCAAGCGCAATCGTTTCTTTATGTTTACACGTAATGAGCCTGAAAATGATCCTAGCTCGAAACTGGCTGGCAGCGACCGTGACGTGTTTAATGAAAAACCGACGCGCGAAGAGCAGGCGATTGCCGGAAGCGCTCCTGCAAAGCGCAAACCGGCAACCACGGGCGCGACTATCCACACAACTGCAGGTGATATTTCTCTGCGCCTGTTCCCTGAACTTGCCCCCAAGACTGTGGAAAACTTTGTGGGTCTCGCAAAGAAGCGATACTATGACAATATTATCTTCCATCGCGTCATCAAAAAATTCATGCTCCAAACTGGTGATCCGCTTGGCAATGGTACAGGCGGAGAGAGTCTGTGGGGAAAGGAGTTTGAAGACGAATTCAATTCTCAACTTCGACATGATCGGCCTTACACGTTAAGTATGGCAAATTCGGGTCCCAATACAAACGGGAGCCAGTTCTTCATCACTACCGTGCCTACGCCATGGCTCGATGACAAGCACACGGTATTTGGAAAAGCAACAAGTGGGTTCGACGTAATTCATAATATCGAAAACACCGAGGTCGGCAGGCGTGACAAGCCCGT GAACGACATTCAAATCCTAAACATTTCTTTGCACGCATAG
- the CCT5 gene encoding T-complex protein 1 subunit epsilon (EggNog:ENOG503NVV4; COG:O; BUSCO:EOG09261HM3) — translation MTEPQVAYAQDEYGNPFIVVRDQGKKTRAQGTQAIKDHIKAASTVSNIVRTSLGPRGLDKIMISPDGDIQVTNDGATIMSNMELEHQIAKLLVQLSKSQDDEIGDGTTGVVVLAGALLEQAEMLIDRGIHPIRIADGFDRACEIAVHEVERTADKVEFSPGQVDELAKVIKTCLGSKIVSGTSDKFTQIAIDAVLSVADLDRRDVDFELIKVDGKVGGSLEDSALVKGVVIDKDMSHPQMPREIRDARIAILTCPLEPPRPKTKHKLDISSVEEYRRLEEYERSTFENMIKQIKDSGANLVVCQWGFDDEANHLLLQHGLPAVRWVGGPELELIAIATNGRIVPRFEELSADKLGHAGLVREVSFGTTQDRMMVIEECANTRAVTAFLRGSNKMIIDEAKRALHDAMCVVRSLVKDNRVVYGGGAAEIAASLAVAQAADDIPSIEQYAMRAFSTALDIISLALAENSGLPPIENLAMVKSKQVNEKKAYYGIDCMNVGNNNMKECRVFDPLVSKRQQLLLATQLVRAVLKIDDVIEQHAVDEM, via the coding sequence ATGACGGAACCACAAGTGGCGTACGCACAAGATGAGTACGGTAACCCGTTTatcgtcgtgcgcgaccaAGGAAAGAAAAcgcgtgcgcaaggaaCGCAGGCCATCAAGGACCATATCAAAGCGGCCAGCACTGTATCCAACAttgtgcgcacgtcgcTTGGTCCGCGCGGTCTGGACAAGATTATGATCAGTCCGGATGGTGATATTCAGGTAACAAATGATGGTGCGACGATCATGTCAAACATGGAGCTCGAGCATCAGATTGCCAAGCTTCTCGTGCAGCTTTCTAAGAGCCAGGATGATGAAATTGGTGACGGGACAACCGGTGTCGTTGTCctcgccggcgcgctgttgGAGCAAGCCGAGATGCTGATTGATCGCGGTATTCATCCAATCCGCATTGCGGACGGATTTGATCGCGCCTGCGAGATTGCCGTGCACGAAGTGGAAAGGACCGCCGACAAGGTCGAGTTCAGCCCCGGACAAGTGGATGAGTTGGCCAAGGTGATCAAGACTTGCCTGGGTAGCAAGATTGTTTCTGGTACATCTGACAAGTTTACACAGATTGCCATTGATGCCGTGCTCTCTGTTGCAGACTTGGATCGCCGCGACGTGGATTTCGAGCTGATTAAGGTCGACGGGAAAGTCGGCGGCTCGCTCGAGGACTCTGCGCTGGTCAAGGGTGTGGTCATCGACAAGGATATGTCGCATCCCCAGATGCCGCGCGAGAtccgcgatgcgcgcattgctATTCTCACCTGCCCGCTGGAGCCGCCACGCCCAAAGACGAAGCACAAGCTGGATATTTCTTCGGTAGAAGAGTACCGCCGCTTGGAAGAGTACGAGCGCTCCACGTTTGAAAATATGATCAAGCAGATCAAGGACAGTGGTGCAAACCTCGTCGTGTGCCAGTGGGGCTTTGATGACGAGGCGAATCACTTGTTGCTGCAGCACGGGCTTCCGGCTGTCCGTTGGGTCGGCGGCCCCGAATTGGAGCTGATTGCCATCGCTACCAACGGCCGCAttgtgccgcgcttcgAGGAGCTGTCTGCGGACAAGCTTGGACACGCAGGCCTCGTGCGCGAGGTCAGCTTTGGCACCACGCAGGACCGTATGATGGTGATTGAAGAGTGCGCTAATACGCGTGCAGTCACTGCATTCCTCCGCGGTTCGAACAAGATGATCATTGACgaggcaaagcgcgcattgcacgaTGCCATGTGCGTTGTACGCAGCCTGGTTAAGGATAACCGCGTCGTGTATGGTGGTGGTGCTGCAGAGATTGCAGCGTCGCTCGCCGTAGCACAGGCTGCCGACGACATTCCGTCGATTGAACAGTATGCCATGCGTGCATTCTCTACCGCTTTGGATATAATATCTTTGGCACTTGCCGAGAACAGTGGTCTCCCGCCCATTGAGAATCTTGCGATGGTAAAGAGCAAGCAGGTGAACGAGAAAAAGGCTTACTATGGGATTGACTGCATGAACGTGGGCAACAACAATATGAAAGAGTGTCGCGTGTTTGATCCCCTTGTTTCAAAGCGCCAGCAGCTCTTGTTGGCAACGCAGCTggtgcgtgccgtgctTAAGATCGACGACGTAATCGAACAGCACGCTGTGGACGAGATGTAA